The following are from one region of the Rhipicephalus microplus isolate Deutch F79 chromosome 1, USDA_Rmic, whole genome shotgun sequence genome:
- the Wwox gene encoding WW domain-containing oxidoreductase, with the protein MSSLLPETDSEDELPAGWEECVASDGSVYYADHLGQRTQWVHPRTGKRKRVAQRLPFGWVRSGDGAFVERASGRRSQTDPRLAFPVEEGAPRQRFDASSTAMQVLHGRNLDGQTAVITGGSSGIGLETALTLASHGCDVIIACRSADAVTKAIAQAKAKKPSTKLSFLPLDLASLKSVRDFATALAQQRQCLHILILNAGVFAIPYSVTEDGFERTFQVNHLGHFYLTMLLEPLLLASAPARVVVLSSESHRFSFLSSANLSEDRLSNPTGQGFYPMLAYNDTKLCNVLFAAELDRRCGPRGVRAYALHPGNMVFTGLPRESWLYWALFLLVRPFTKSIEQAAATTVLCATAPELADAGGAYFNNCCQCRPSVAAQDEVLAGLLWKTSQAMIGRAVLRIDQENAKHGVQ; encoded by the exons ATGTCGAGCTTGCTGCCCGAGACGGATAGCGAGGACGAACTGCCAGCGGGCTGGGAAGAGTGCGTGGCGAGCGACGGCTCGGTCTACTACGCCGACCACTTGGGCCAGCGCACGCAGTGGGTGCACCCGCGGACGGGAAAGCGCAAGCGTGTCGCGCAGCGACTGCCGTTCGGCTGGGTGCGCAGCGGCGACGGCGCTTTCGTCGAGCGGGCCTCGGGACGTCGAAGCCAGACCGACCCTCGGCTCGCATTCCCCGTTGAGGAAGGCGCCCCCCGTCAGCGGTTCGACGCCAGCTCTACGGCCATGCAG GTGCTGCACGGACGAAACCTGGATGGCCAGACTGCGGTCATTACGGGGGGCAGCTCAGGCATTGGCCTCGAGACAGCCCTAACACTGGCATCACATGGCTGCGATGTGATCATTGCTTGCCGCTCAGCTGATGCTGTTACGAAAGCCATAGCCCAGGCCAAGGCCAAAAAGCCCAGCACCAAGTTGTCCTTCCTGCCTCTAGACCTGGCTTCCCTGAAGTCTGTGCGTGACTTTGCCACAGCTTTGGCACAGCAACGGCAGTGCCTTCACATACTTATCCTCAACGCTGGGGTGTTCGCGATACCGTACTCCGTCACCGAGGATGGCTTTGAACGCACCTTTCAG GTGAATCACCTGGGTCATTTTTACCTAACAATGCTGCTAGAACCACTGCTACTTGCTTCAGCACCTGCACGCGTCGTCGTACTGTCATCTGAGAGCCATCGCTTCAGCTTTCTGTCAAGTGCTAACTTATCTGAAGACCGCCTGTCGAATCCAACGGGTCAAGGCTTCTATCCCATGCTAGCGTACAATGACACCAAGCTTTGTAACGTGCTGTTTGCGGCCGAACTTGACCGGCGGTGTGGGCCAAGGGGCGTGCGTGCCTATGCTTTACATCCTGGAAACATGGTGTTTACTGGCCTTCCACGCGAGAGTTGGCTGTATTGGGCTCTTTTCCTGCTGGTGCGGCCATTTACTAAATCTATAGAACAAGCTGCTGCAACAACCGTGCTTTGTGCTACGGCACCAGAACTGGCTGATGCTGGAGGTGCTTACTTCAACAACTGCTGCCAGTGCAGGCCGTCCGTTGCAGCTCAGGATGAAGTGCTAGCTGGGCTACTCTGGAAGACAAGCCAAGCTATGATTGGCCGAGCAGTCCTGCGCATTGATCAAGAAAATGCTAAGCATGGTGTACAGTGA